A stretch of Rhinoderma darwinii isolate aRhiDar2 chromosome 4, aRhiDar2.hap1, whole genome shotgun sequence DNA encodes these proteins:
- the LOC142760418 gene encoding alpha-1,4-N-acetylglucosaminyltransferase-like has protein sequence MEPPSLVICALESAARVYPNRPVVFFMKGLSQNWLLNYTAHQYFPTLSTFQNIHFYPLSMAELFKDTPLESWYEKVYPSLEIYWTHVSSDACRFAMMWKYGGVYLDADVISIRPIPETNFVAAESQKLTSSSVFGLSSHHRFSWQCMKNFVEHYKGDVWGHQGPGVFTRVVKKWCGITEFMSSEDMMCSNITYYHHKRFYPISFDSWKQFFQVWETLPDFNECYAVHLWNFMNKNGNVMVPGSNTLVEHLYKEYCPTTYTALLKENSV, from the exons ATGGAGCCACCATCACTGGTCATCTGTGCATTAGAGTCAGCAGCTCGTGTATATCCCAATAGGCCAGTGGTCTTTTTCATGAAAGGACTAAGTCAAAATTGGTTACTTAATTACACAGCACACCAATATTTTCCAACCCTTTCAACTTTCCAGAACATACATTTTTATCCATTAAGCATGGCAGAATTATTTAAGGATACGCCGCTTGAATCTTGGTATGAAAAA gttTACCCAAGTCTAGAAATATACTGGACCCATGTTAGCTCAGATGCCTGCAGGTTTGCCATGATGTGGAAATATGGTGGAGTTTACCTAGATGCTGATGTTATTTCAATTCGACCTATTCCTGAGACTAATTTTGTAGCCGCTGAGTCCCAAAAACTTACTAGCAGTAGTGTTTTTGGGCTTTCTTCTCATCACAGATTTTCCTGGCAGTGTATGAAAAACTTTGTAGAGCATTACAAAGGAGATGTATGGGGACACCAAGGGCCAGGAGTTTTTACAAGAGTTGTTAAAAAATGGTGTGGAATAACAGAATTTATGTCTTCAGAGGACATGATGTGTTCAAATATTACCTATTATCACCACAAGCGGTTTTACCCCATATCATTTGATTCCTGGAAACAGTTCTTTCAGGTTTGGGAAACGCTGCCAGATTTTAATGAGTGTTATGCTGTGCACCTCTGGAATTTCATGAATAAGAATGGAAATGTTATGGTACCAGGAAGCAACACACTGGTGGAACATCTCTATAAAGAGTATTGCCCAACCACCTACACCGCACTCTTGAAAGAGAATAGTGTTTAA